The stretch of DNA AGGCTCGAGGAGATTCGGCAATCCTACCGCCTACCGCCTACCGCCTACCGCCTACTTCGCCGTCCATCCCCCATCCACGACCAGCATACTCCCCACCATGTAACTGGCGGCATCGCTGGCGAGGAAGATGGCGGCTCCTTGGATTTCCTGCAGCTCGCCCCAACGCTGGCACGCGGTTGCACCGACGATCGATTCTTTAGCTTCTTTGGTCTCGGCAATCGGCACGTTCATTGGCGTTAAAAACGGGCCGGGGCAAATCGCGTTCACGTTGATGCCGTGCGGCGCCAATTCCAGACCGAGCGCTCGCGTCATTTGCGCCACCGCTCCCTTACTGGTTGCATAGGGGGTCCGATTCGCCAAGCCGACCAAGCCCAGCGTGCTCGACAGGTTGATGATCCGCCCGTAGTTTTGTTGTTTCATATACGGCGTGACCGCTTGCGAGCAAAGCCAGACGCCGTTGACATTGATATCCTGCACCTGCTTGAATTCTTCGTAGGTCAACTCGTCAATCGGCCCGCGAATGTTGATGCCGGCGTTGTTGATGAGAATGTCGATCTTGCCGAATTCTTCTAACGCGCGGAGCACCATCGCTTCGACCGCAACTGGATCGGTGACGTCGCTGGCAATCCCGACGGCGCGGTGCCCGAAATTCTCAGCAATCTCCGCCGCAGCTGCTTCCGCCTCGTCGGCATGACGACTCGTCAGCAGCAGATCCGCTCCGCAAGAAGCCAACCCCGCCGCCATCGCCGTCCCCAACCCCTTCGACCCACCGGTGACGATCGCCACGCGGCCGGTCATATCAAATTGCTTCACTCCAGGTAACATGTTTTTGTATCCCACTCTAGTGTTTTGATCTTGGTGCAAGCCAGGTTTTCATGTTTTGATTCTTGCACAAGCTATAGACAAATGAAAAGCGAGTTCGTGACAAATGTCATGAAAGTACATTTCTGCGTAACACTTCGCCGTGCACGATCGCAAGCGGTCGCCTGAGGATTCACGAAGTCATCGGCGCAGATCTGTGATTGATCAGTATTCTATCTGTGGCTTCGTGAACCGTTGATCGACATGAGTCAACGCGGTCGGTCAAGAATGCCCCGCAACTCCTCGACGCGCTGCAGGTTGATCCCATCGGGACGGTGTTCCAACAGCCAGTCGGCATCCTCGGCGGCTGCTTCGCGGCGTTCGGTTTGGAAGCGGAGGACCGCGCGAATCCAGCGTGACTGAGCCGCTTGGTTGTCGACTTCTACGATGGCAGTGACATACCGTAGCATCCCTTCGGGATCTTGCTCCTCTTGCGCTAAACCGAGCAGATTCGACAACATGCGAATCACGATGTCCCGTTTGGTGGCTGTCTTCAAATGCTCGTCGGTGAGCGGGATCCCGCGGTTGGCTTGGAGCATCATCGCTGCCGATTCTCGGCTGAGAAATTCGCCGCCGTCAAAGGGATCAATCAGTTGTGAGTCCCCTTCCTGGGGTTCGTGCCGCACGATGAAATGCCCAGGCAGCCCCACCCCGACAACGTTCAGACCGATACGACGTGCCAATTCCATGTAGAGCACCGAGAGCGATATCGGCAACCCTTCGCGATCGTCGATCACCTCATTCAAGTAGCTGTTGGATTTGTGATAATAGTTGGTGCGGCTGCCGTGATAGCCAAGGTCGGCGAACATGGCGCTATTCAATGCGGCCAATTTGTCGGACTCCGACGCATCGTCGGGGAGATCTTTTTGAATCCCGCGCGCCATGCGGTTGATTTCCTTTTGATAGAGCGCCGGATCAAGTTCGTCGTTGTCGAGCTTTGCCACCAACAGCGCCGCTTGTAACAGATCAATCTGTTCTTCATCAGCCGTTAAGGTTTTCACCAGTTCAGCCACAGTCGCATGCTGGTGGATTTCGTCCGCCAGCTTTCGCAGTTGGGCCGCCTGTTTTTCCAGTTTCACAGCGCGCCTGCGAAGGACCGTCAAACTGGCGGGGCTATCGGGCAGCAATGTCTCCACCAACGGTTTTGAAGGGGGGCCCGTGGTGGCAATTTCACCAACCACTCCCTCAATACGGGACGCAACCGCCGGGTCGATGCTTGTTTTAGGGATCGATTTGGCGACCTGAAAGTTTTTGAATTCTGCCTCTGTGTCACGAAACTTCGCCAACCCGACTTGGCCGGACGTCAGCCCGCGGTCTTCGGATTCGAACACCAATTCGTCATTCACATAACACAAGATGCGTTTCTCTTCGATGCGCACTTTAATGGTGTTCCAATCACCGGCGCGATATTTGGGCGTATATTGGTGTTTGAGAATCGTCCAGGAGAGCACATCGGGCCCGTCGAAACGCGTTAACCGCATCCGCGCGCCGCTGGGATAAAATCCATAATGCCGATCGTTGCCATCGGAGTGAAACACTAACCCAGCCGCGCCGCTTTCGTCGTCCAATCGCAAGGTCACGGCGACCTCAAACGGCAACTCGGGAACCTCGGCGGTACTCAACACAAACGACCGGCCGCCGAATCCGCTGCCGGTTCCTTCCACGGTCATCCGCCCGGAACGTTGCCGCCACGTGGCTCCCAAGTGCGGCGTCCATTCTTGAGGATCGAGCGCCCCGATCGTCAGCCACCGCTCGATCGGCACCGGGTTGGGGGTTTCAATCAATTTTTTGAGCGCATTGACCGGCATGGCAAATCCCAGGTTGGCCGTGTATTGCGCCTTCATCGTCAATAAGCCCAACACCCGCCCCCGCATGTCGAGCAACGGACCACCGCTATTACCGGTCTCGATCGGAATCGCCAATTGCAGCATGTTGCGGCCATCGATTTCACGCGTCCCGGAGATCACGCCGCTGACCACACTGTTGTTCAGTCCATAGGGATTGCCCAACGCGATCACTGGCTGGCCGTTTTCCACACTGTCGGAATCCCCCAGCGGCAGCGCGGGTAAATTCTCGGCTTTGATTTTGATCAACGCCAAATCGAGTTTGCGGTCCGACGCGTGCACAACCTCTGCAGGGTAAGAGTCCCCTTGGGAGGTCTTGACGGTGATCGGCCGCGCTTCGGCGATGACGTGCAGATTCGTTGCAATCAAGCCGTCCGGCTCAATCACAAATCCCGTCCCCAAACCCACGCGGTCTCCCCGCCGTCCCGTGACGGTGATTTCAACGACCGCTTTATCGGCAATTTTTGCTAGCTGTTGAACCGTCAGCGGCGATTCGCTGGGAAGGCGGATCTTTGAATCTGCGGCTGTTGGTTTTGCGGTCTCGATCTCCTCCGCCGAGAACAACGGCTCCGTGAGCAACGAGGCTAAGAGAAACCAACAGCAACAACATGCAACGCGCTTTCGCATTCCCATCAACAACTCCTCAAACCGGGGGAGGGTGCGTCCGTGAATTCGGAACTCGACCGTGGTTTCATCGTAGCTGGCAGCCAAGATCTCCGCAATCGCGCTCTCTGTTTTGAGTCGTTGTATGTATCGCGACGCACCTTTCGATGTAGGACAATTCGTTATCACCACGAATCAACATGCTGCACATACATTCGACAAATGGGTAAGCAAAGTTCTTTCGCGATTCGTCATGCACAGCATGACCTACCTGCTCGTACCGCGTTAAAACTCGATTTCGAGCGTGCTCGTATCGTCTGCGGCCACCGACTTGACGCCCGTCAATTCCTGCCGCTGGTCTCCTTCACCGACGCGAATCGTATACACGCCTTCCTTGAAGACTCCCGGGCGAAATTTTGTGCCATGGATGCGGAGCGTGTAGACGACTTCGTCCAATGCTTCGTCAACGACCTGCACCACCGGGTTCTCTTGGCCGCTGATGTTCAGCGTCGGGAGATACGCGAGCGGCTGGCGGTGATAGTTGTCTTGTTGAGTGATCGTGATCGGCCAACCGGGATGTTGCTTGGTGCCTGGTTCGGTCACATCCACATGCCGCGGCCAACATTCCATCACGATGTTCCGAGCAGGTTTTTGAAATCGCACGATGCCGTAACCGGCGGCGTTGTGGTTTTCCATCTTGGGATTGGCATAGGCCTGCATCGTGAGCTTGTTTCCCAACCCGTCGTAGTACCGCCCGGTGAAAGGGAGCGGATTGTCGGCCGGGTGATTTTCCGGTTTTTCCAGCGGCCACCACCAACGTCCATAAAAATTGACAATCGAGGGGACGCAAAACGACACGCCCGCATCTTCCCAGGAATTGATCCCGTGATGGATCACCGTCGCCAAGTGCTGATCACCAGCGATATGAAACGCAAAACTTCGTCGCATTTCCTCCAACGCTCGCGCGCGTCCTGCTTGCGGCCAGCCGTTGGAATCGAGATCGGCCAGCAACCGACCATTGTGACTACCATGAATGTGCGCGCCGCCGGCAAATATGGTTTGCGACAGTACCGCCTTCATCTCCGCACTACCCCACGACTGGCCCCACTCCCGCAAAAACTTCAACTGCCGGTCGCCCAACAACCGTGCTTCAGGAACATCGACTGAGGCGCGGTCGTAGCTGGGATTATTGATGTGGTCGGGACGCGGGCCTTGTTGCGGAATCAACCCCGCCGGTCCGGTCTTCCATTTGCGATCTTCGATGATGGCAAAATCGATGCCCCCCACGTTCAGCGATGTGTAATAGACCGTAATCCCCTGCCCGATCGGCGTCGCATCATACGGGTCGGGCAGATGGCTGGTTTGGGCCCGCTGCACCATGTTCACATACTCTGGCGACATGATATATCCACCATCCGCTCCGCCGCGGAGTTTCGACACCTTACCTGCTTCGCCCCACAGGTTCCCCTGCCCCACGTCGTGGTCGTCGGGGATCGTAATCGTCGGCCGGTCCTTGATGATCTCGCCAAACTGGCGGCCGAACAACAACCACGCCGCCGTGTGTGCGCGGTGGTCATAACTTTGATCGCCGGAGAAAAACAACAGGTCCGGATCCTGCGCTTTGACGTTCCGCACAATGTCTTCCCGCATGCCACGATCGCTGTTGGAATTGCCGGTGAAGGCGGCAACCACAATTTCGTCTTTGTCGCGGGGATCCTTACGAATGCGGCCTGCAAATTTCGCCCCGCCGGGATGCGTGACGCGATACTGGTGATCGCGGGAATGATCCCAATCTTCGATGCGAAACGTCGCCAACCAACCGGTCTCGTCGACGTTGGAGCGAGCAATCGTTTTCCAATTCGTGCCATCGTGAATCTGCAGCGTCACCTCGCGCGATTCGCCGTCACGGAGCGGATAAAGCTGCGCGGACAATTTGAGGATGTTGTCCTGCACCGTATACAGCGCAAAACAAATCGCCTCATCCCGCGGCACCTCGGGAATCGTTGGCTTGCCCCCTTTGCGATCAATCGTTATCGGCTCGGGAATGGAGTCCGAGGGGAACGCCGCAGTGGCCGTCGCCGTGATGGTGATCACTGTGGCGAATAAGGTGATGTATTTTCTGATGAGGCGTGAGTGGTTCATCGTGGCGCTCGTGTGGCTAGTGGTCGATGCTAACGGTTTGTGGTCATTGTACGAGGGTTGCGGTCGTTGTGCCAATACATCAGGCCGCACACCCATGAATGGATATTTTCTCCCTCTCCCTCTGGGAGAGGGCCGGGGTGAGGGGCAAGCCAAGTGTGACAAACCTTCACAGCAACCGCCAAGAATGCGAACGGCGAATCAATACCGCCATACAACCGTCAGCGAAGCCGCTACTTCGCCGCCACCTTCGGCAGCGCGTCGCACATTTGCAGCGCCAACAACGGATAGGCCGTTCCGCTGAACGTGATGAAATGCCATTTGTCGGTGTTCAGCGAACGGGTCCACCAGCGGCCCGATTCTCGCTGGTTGGCCAATAGCCAAGCGATGCCCTTTTGAATCCGCGGATCATCCGCTGCAAGGCCTGCTTCACGGAGTACGATGATTGCCAGGCCGGTTTGATGTCCGTCGCTGGGAGGATTGGCGAATTCCGGTTCGCTGCGGAGTTTCTCGGCGCGGTTGCCTTTGCCCCAACTCTCCGGAGCGGCGAACGTGCGAATCGACCAGCCACCATCCTCGCGTTGATGCGACAGTAACATTTCGATCAGCTCTTGTTTTTGCGTGGCATCGATCAGGTCCGGCATCCGTGTGGAGGCCCACAACAGTAACGCCTTGCCGTAATCGTGCGGCGGTGTTTCGCTGCGCAGAAACTTCTTGAGCTTGCTGATTCCCGTTTTCGCTTGTTCGTCCGGAGGATTTTTTAAATACCCAGGTGCCGTCGCCAGTGCCATGGCAGCGGCTGTGGCAACGTGGTAGGTGTCCGATTCATACGGCGGCCAGCAATCGGTATTTGCCCAGGTGCCGTTTTCGAGTTGAATTTCAAACAAAAACGAAAAGGCATCAATGGTCTCCGGCGACAACTGCCCCGTGATGTGTGCATCCCATTCCGCCAAGCCCCCGGCAGCGTAGACCACTTTGACAGGGTTCACGCCTTTAAGCAATGTTTCACGCCGCATCATCTTCAGGTCGATGATTTGCTCCAGCGCGAATTGTCGCAAGTTGTCATCCGGTTTTCCCAACGACGCGGAGAGTGCAGGCCGCGTGACCAAGTGCACCCCCGTTGTGTGGCAGGCGATGCACTTGCGTGTTCCGATCCAGGCCGCTGCGCTTTGCTGCAAATAGGTCGCCGCTTTGTCCGTCGAAAACGCCGCTGCAACCGGTTCGTCTGCCGAGGCCGCGGGAACCAGAATATCATCGTATTGGTACTGATAATCGGTCTGAGCAAGGGTCGTCGATGCTGACATCAGCACAACAACCACTGGTCCGGCAAAGGCAATAAAGCGGCTCGATATCATCGTCGATGCTCCGAAA from Symmachiella dynata encodes:
- a CDS encoding transglutaminase family protein, with amino-acid sequence MGMRKRVACCCCWFLLASLLTEPLFSAEEIETAKPTAADSKIRLPSESPLTVQQLAKIADKAVVEITVTGRRGDRVGLGTGFVIEPDGLIATNLHVIAEARPITVKTSQGDSYPAEVVHASDRKLDLALIKIKAENLPALPLGDSDSVENGQPVIALGNPYGLNNSVVSGVISGTREIDGRNMLQLAIPIETGNSGGPLLDMRGRVLGLLTMKAQYTANLGFAMPVNALKKLIETPNPVPIERWLTIGALDPQEWTPHLGATWRQRSGRMTVEGTGSGFGGRSFVLSTAEVPELPFEVAVTLRLDDESGAAGLVFHSDGNDRHYGFYPSGARMRLTRFDGPDVLSWTILKHQYTPKYRAGDWNTIKVRIEEKRILCYVNDELVFESEDRGLTSGQVGLAKFRDTEAEFKNFQVAKSIPKTSIDPAVASRIEGVVGEIATTGPPSKPLVETLLPDSPASLTVLRRRAVKLEKQAAQLRKLADEIHQHATVAELVKTLTADEEQIDLLQAALLVAKLDNDELDPALYQKEINRMARGIQKDLPDDASESDKLAALNSAMFADLGYHGSRTNYYHKSNSYLNEVIDDREGLPISLSVLYMELARRIGLNVVGVGLPGHFIVRHEPQEGDSQLIDPFDGGEFLSRESAAMMLQANRGIPLTDEHLKTATKRDIVIRMLSNLLGLAQEEQDPEGMLRYVTAIVEVDNQAAQSRWIRAVLRFQTERREAAAEDADWLLEHRPDGINLQRVEELRGILDRPR
- a CDS encoding prenyltransferase/squalene oxidase repeat-containing protein — translated: MELSIGGANSTSGSAKAFGASTMISSRFIAFAGPVVVVLMSASTTLAQTDYQYQYDDILVPAASADEPVAAAFSTDKAATYLQQSAAAWIGTRKCIACHTTGVHLVTRPALSASLGKPDDNLRQFALEQIIDLKMMRRETLLKGVNPVKVVYAAGGLAEWDAHITGQLSPETIDAFSFLFEIQLENGTWANTDCWPPYESDTYHVATAAAMALATAPGYLKNPPDEQAKTGISKLKKFLRSETPPHDYGKALLLWASTRMPDLIDATQKQELIEMLLSHQREDGGWSIRTFAAPESWGKGNRAEKLRSEPEFANPPSDGHQTGLAIIVLREAGLAADDPRIQKGIAWLLANQRESGRWWTRSLNTDKWHFITFSGTAYPLLALQMCDALPKVAAK
- a CDS encoding SDR family NAD(P)-dependent oxidoreductase → MLPGVKQFDMTGRVAIVTGGSKGLGTAMAAGLASCGADLLLTSRHADEAEAAAAEIAENFGHRAVGIASDVTDPVAVEAMVLRALEEFGKIDILINNAGINIRGPIDELTYEEFKQVQDINVNGVWLCSQAVTPYMKQQNYGRIINLSSTLGLVGLANRTPYATSKGAVAQMTRALGLELAPHGINVNAICPGPFLTPMNVPIAETKEAKESIVGATACQRWGELQEIQGAAIFLASDAASYMVGSMLVVDGGWTAK